From the Carassius gibelio isolate Cgi1373 ecotype wild population from Czech Republic chromosome B25, carGib1.2-hapl.c, whole genome shotgun sequence genome, one window contains:
- the LOC128014563 gene encoding insulin gene enhancer protein isl-2a isoform X1: MVDILPHPSFLGDMGDHSKKKSGIAMCVGCGSQIHDQYILRVSPDLEWHAACLKCAECSQYLDETCTCFVRDGKTYCKRDYVRLFGIKCAKCNVGFCSSDLVMRARDNVYHMECFRCSVCSRHLLPGDEFSLREEELLCRADHGLLLERAAAGSPISPGNIHSSRPLHIPEPVPVRQPPHRNHVHKQSEKTTRVRTVLNEKQLHTLRTCYNANPRPDALMKEQLVEMTGLSPRVIRVWFQNKRCKDKKRSILMKQLQQQQHSDKTNLQGLTGTPLVAGSPIRHDTTVQGNPVEVQTYQPPWKALSEFALQSDLDQPAFQQLVSFSESGSLGNSSGSDVTSLSSQLPDTPNSMVPSPVET, from the exons ATGGTGGATATTCTACCCCATCCTTCTTTCTTGGGTGATATGGGGGATCATTCAAAAA AGAAGTCTGGGATCGCCATGTGTGTAGGCTGTGGAAGTCAGATCCACGATCAGTACATCCTGCGAGTGTCCCCGGACCTGGAGTGGCACGCAGCCTGTCTGAAGTGCGCAGAGTGCAGTCAGTATCTGGACGAGACGTGCACTTGCTTCGTCCGGGACGGAAAGACCTATTGCAAGAGAGATTACGTACG GTTATTCGGGATCAAATGCGCCAAATGTAACGTCGGTTTCTGCAGCAGTGACCTGGTGATGAGGGCCCGGGATAACGTCTATCACATGGAGTGTTTCAGATGCTCGGTGTGCAGCAGGCATCTGCTCCCGGGAGATGAGTTCTCTCTGCGGGAAGAGGAGCTGCTCTGCCGCGCGGACCACGGGCTGCTGCTGGAGCGCGCTGCAGCCGGGAGCCCCATCAGTCCCGGGAACATTCACTCCAGCAGGCCCCTGCACATCCCAG AACCTGTGCCAGTCCGACAGCCACCTCACCGGAACCACGTTCATAAGCAGTCTGAGAAGACCACGCGCGTGCGGACAGTATTAAACGAGAAGCAGCTTCACACTCTCCGGACGTGTTATAACGCGAACCCGCGACCGGACGCGCTGATGAAAGAACAGCTCGTGGAGATGACCGGCCTGAGCCCACGCGTCATACGAGTGTGGTTTCAAAACAAACGCTGCAAAGACAAGAAGAGGTCCATTCTTATGAAACAACTCCAGCAACAGCAGCACAGCGACAAAACG AATCTTCAGGGTCTCACGGGGACGCCTCTGGTGGCAGGCAGCCCGATTAGACATGACACCACAGTGCAGGGAAATCCTGTAGAAGTTCAGACCTATCAGCCGCCGTGGAAAGCCTTAAGCGAGTTCGCCTTACAGAGTGACCTGGACCAGCCTGCTTTCCAACAGCTG GTGTCATTTTCCGAGTCGGGTTCGCTGGGTAACTCGTCTGGTAGTGATGTGACCTCTCTGTCATCGCAGTTACCCGACACCCCCAACAGCATGGTGCCCAGTCCCGTGGAGACGTGA
- the LOC128014563 gene encoding insulin gene enhancer protein isl-2a isoform X2 has product MVDILPHPSFLGDMGDHSKKKSGIAMCVGCGSQIHDQYILRVSPDLEWHAACLKCAECSQYLDETCTCFVRDGKTYCKRDYVRSDLVMRARDNVYHMECFRCSVCSRHLLPGDEFSLREEELLCRADHGLLLERAAAGSPISPGNIHSSRPLHIPEPVPVRQPPHRNHVHKQSEKTTRVRTVLNEKQLHTLRTCYNANPRPDALMKEQLVEMTGLSPRVIRVWFQNKRCKDKKRSILMKQLQQQQHSDKTNLQGLTGTPLVAGSPIRHDTTVQGNPVEVQTYQPPWKALSEFALQSDLDQPAFQQLVSFSESGSLGNSSGSDVTSLSSQLPDTPNSMVPSPVET; this is encoded by the exons ATGGTGGATATTCTACCCCATCCTTCTTTCTTGGGTGATATGGGGGATCATTCAAAAA AGAAGTCTGGGATCGCCATGTGTGTAGGCTGTGGAAGTCAGATCCACGATCAGTACATCCTGCGAGTGTCCCCGGACCTGGAGTGGCACGCAGCCTGTCTGAAGTGCGCAGAGTGCAGTCAGTATCTGGACGAGACGTGCACTTGCTTCGTCCGGGACGGAAAGACCTATTGCAAGAGAGATTACGTACG CAGTGACCTGGTGATGAGGGCCCGGGATAACGTCTATCACATGGAGTGTTTCAGATGCTCGGTGTGCAGCAGGCATCTGCTCCCGGGAGATGAGTTCTCTCTGCGGGAAGAGGAGCTGCTCTGCCGCGCGGACCACGGGCTGCTGCTGGAGCGCGCTGCAGCCGGGAGCCCCATCAGTCCCGGGAACATTCACTCCAGCAGGCCCCTGCACATCCCAG AACCTGTGCCAGTCCGACAGCCACCTCACCGGAACCACGTTCATAAGCAGTCTGAGAAGACCACGCGCGTGCGGACAGTATTAAACGAGAAGCAGCTTCACACTCTCCGGACGTGTTATAACGCGAACCCGCGACCGGACGCGCTGATGAAAGAACAGCTCGTGGAGATGACCGGCCTGAGCCCACGCGTCATACGAGTGTGGTTTCAAAACAAACGCTGCAAAGACAAGAAGAGGTCCATTCTTATGAAACAACTCCAGCAACAGCAGCACAGCGACAAAACG AATCTTCAGGGTCTCACGGGGACGCCTCTGGTGGCAGGCAGCCCGATTAGACATGACACCACAGTGCAGGGAAATCCTGTAGAAGTTCAGACCTATCAGCCGCCGTGGAAAGCCTTAAGCGAGTTCGCCTTACAGAGTGACCTGGACCAGCCTGCTTTCCAACAGCTG GTGTCATTTTCCGAGTCGGGTTCGCTGGGTAACTCGTCTGGTAGTGATGTGACCTCTCTGTCATCGCAGTTACCCGACACCCCCAACAGCATGGTGCCCAGTCCCGTGGAGACGTGA
- the LOC128014563 gene encoding insulin gene enhancer protein isl-2a isoform X3 — protein MVDILPHPSFLGDMGDHSKKKSGIAMCVGCGSQIHDQYILRVSPDLEWHAACLKCAECSQYLDETCTCFVRDGKTYCKRDYVRLFGIKCAKCNVGFCSSDLVMRARDNVYHMECFRCSVCSRHLLPGDEFSLREEELLCRADHGLLLERAAAGSPISPGNIHSSRPLHIPEPVPVRQPPHRNHVHKQSEKTTRVRTVLNEKQLHTLRTCYNANPRPDALMKEQLVEMTGLSPRVIRVWFQNKRCKDKKRSILMKQLQQQQHSDKTAILQIKFLQWFSAAHYQPKCRLILIIVLPLWIKK, from the exons ATGGTGGATATTCTACCCCATCCTTCTTTCTTGGGTGATATGGGGGATCATTCAAAAA AGAAGTCTGGGATCGCCATGTGTGTAGGCTGTGGAAGTCAGATCCACGATCAGTACATCCTGCGAGTGTCCCCGGACCTGGAGTGGCACGCAGCCTGTCTGAAGTGCGCAGAGTGCAGTCAGTATCTGGACGAGACGTGCACTTGCTTCGTCCGGGACGGAAAGACCTATTGCAAGAGAGATTACGTACG GTTATTCGGGATCAAATGCGCCAAATGTAACGTCGGTTTCTGCAGCAGTGACCTGGTGATGAGGGCCCGGGATAACGTCTATCACATGGAGTGTTTCAGATGCTCGGTGTGCAGCAGGCATCTGCTCCCGGGAGATGAGTTCTCTCTGCGGGAAGAGGAGCTGCTCTGCCGCGCGGACCACGGGCTGCTGCTGGAGCGCGCTGCAGCCGGGAGCCCCATCAGTCCCGGGAACATTCACTCCAGCAGGCCCCTGCACATCCCAG AACCTGTGCCAGTCCGACAGCCACCTCACCGGAACCACGTTCATAAGCAGTCTGAGAAGACCACGCGCGTGCGGACAGTATTAAACGAGAAGCAGCTTCACACTCTCCGGACGTGTTATAACGCGAACCCGCGACCGGACGCGCTGATGAAAGAACAGCTCGTGGAGATGACCGGCCTGAGCCCACGCGTCATACGAGTGTGGTTTCAAAACAAACGCTGCAAAGACAAGAAGAGGTCCATTCTTATGAAACAACTCCAGCAACAGCAGCACAGCGACAAAACG GCTATTCTTCAAATAAAGTTTCTTCAGTGGTTCTCTGCAGCACATTATCAACCAAAATGTAGGCTAATCCTTATCATTGTGCTGCCTTtgtggattaaaaaataa